In Sphingomonas profundi, the sequence CGGCAAGCGGCTGGCGGCGCGGCTGCACCTGCCCTTCGTCGATGCCGATCACGAGATCGAGCAGGCCGCCGGCCTCACCATCAGCGAGATCTTCGAGCGGTTCGGCGAGGCGGAGTTCCGCGATGGCGAGCGGCGGGTGATCGCCCGCCTGATCGATGGCCGCGCCAAGGTGATCGCCACCGGCGGCGGCGCCTTCATGCAGGAGGAGACGCGCGCGCTGATCCTGGAGCGGGCGACCGCGATCTGGCTGGACGCCGATCTCGACGTGCTGGCGGAGCGTGTCGGCCGGCGCGACGGGCGGCCGCTGCTCAAGGAC encodes:
- a CDS encoding shikimate kinase, with translation MSHSLSAPFPLRKRPIVLVGLMGVGKSTVGKRLAARLHLPFVDADHEIEQAAGLTISEIFERFGEAEFRDGERRVIARLIDGRAKVIATGGGAFMQEETRALILERATAIWLDADLDVLAERVGRRDGRPLLKDRDPRIVLGELAAVRNPVYALAPIHVRSQPLPHEAAVESILKALAP